A genomic stretch from Pempheris klunzingeri isolate RE-2024b chromosome 23, fPemKlu1.hap1, whole genome shotgun sequence includes:
- the LOC139223165 gene encoding keratin, type II cytoskeletal 5-like — protein MKSSSPPSSSSTPSSVTAAPETQLLSSSPSPPLPRLSLQSPELQAEFLQECMNRLRSHVDGSSDVFAAASPPSPPLSSSPFSPTTPCPSPRSSSSSPGCGGRHACLSLSSPELLSELKDSRTRPLRHVPTHNGLTTVFSGRGRGGAGGGAGGGAGGGGGAGAGGGGAGGGGGGGAGGHKQVIKTPFRQD, from the exons ATGAAGtcttcatcaccaccttcatcatcatcaacccCTTCCTCAGTGACGGCTGCACCAGAAactcagctcctctcctcttcaccgtctcctcctcttcctcggttGTCTCTGCAGAGTCCAGAGCTGCAGGCGGAGTTCCTCCAAG AGTGTATGAACAGACTTCGGTCTCACGTCGACGGATCCAGTGACGTGTTCGCTGcggcctcccctccctcccccccgctctcttcctcccccttcagTCCCACCACCCCCTGCCCGTCCCCCCGGAGCTCCTCGTCCTCTCCCGGCTGTGGCGGCCGACACG CCTGTTTGTCCCTGTCCAGCCCCGAGCTCCTGTCAGAGCTCAAAGACTCGAGGACACGCCCCCTCCGACATGTTCCCACACACAACGGACTGACCACCGTCTTCTctggacgaggaagaggaggagcaggaggaggagcaggaggaggagcaggaggaggaggaggagcaggagcaggaggaggaggagcaggaggaggaggaggaggaggagcaggaggacacaaACAGGTGATTAAAACCCCATTCAGACAGGATTAA
- the LOC139223295 gene encoding serrate RNA effector molecule homolog codes for MGDSDDEFDRRRRDKFRRERSDMERSREREERRRDDWPDRDWDRGRERRRDYDRGRRERFSPPRHISPQHKRMRRDWDDHRGEPYRYDLPYGGGGAPFPGAGPQGWHPDLPHLHPHHGGHPLQGRLGMVDPDLPPPGPPTMRSFKEFLLNMEDSVDETESVKRYNQYKLDFRRQQLQDFFLQHKDQEWFRSKYHPDDITARKTESLAALKTRLGVFLFLLDNNWLDNVSLDMEHAPAIIKLLDAAVIKMEGGTDFDLQVLEVPAAPVLAGGEASGSGGGGGGGGGGGGEKSQGDPSRGNMSRQTDSDTAGGRTEETKHCEKGGEAEATQNGEEKDEEEEEEEEEEEKKDEEEEEKTVKKGRKRKRSVSADSGEGSASDSDSSHSDGEKEDEEEKEEEEEDGEDERRTERGKEREKEAPAKPRPLHLTTSLFIRSIPPEVSKEEITALCRRYLGFLRVALSDPQPERRFFRRCWVTFDRSVNIKETCWNLQNIRLRDCELSPVVNRDLCRRVRTVNGLTHHRPVVRNDIRLSARLVHSLDQRGELWIGQMETNPVLKNITDYLIEEVSAEEEELMGALGGAADDTKDPASSSEVTVETDDKLLKVLDRLLLYLRLVHSVDYYNFCEYPAEDEMPHRCGLIHVRGPLPVAKITAAEVSEHQRMCEERLAPLLSPSETLSDEDAARLGRKDPEQEVEKFLSANTQELSKDKWLCPLSGKKFKAPEFVRKHILNKHGDKVSAVRQEVVFFNNFLLDAKRPSLPENKPLPPPAQAAPPGMPGFPGQSPQQQSLLGYPPGVRPPMPGFPGSGPPYPPNQFGAGRGNYDNFRGHLGGGGGGFPGKQRNSRGVRGDPRSIIEYRDLDAPDDLDFF; via the exons ATGGGAGACAGCGACGACGAGTTCGACAGGAGGAGGCGGGACAAgttcaggagggagaggagcgaCATGGAGCGGTCcagagagcgagaggagaggaggagggacgaTTGGCCCGACAG ggactGGGACCGCGGCAGGGAGAGGAGGCGGGACTACGATCGTGGTCGCAGAGAGCGGTTTTCTCCGCCCAGACACATCAGCCCTCAGCACAAACGCATGAGGAGAGACTG GGACGACCACCGGGGGGAGCCGTACCGCTACGACCTGCCGTACGGAGGAGGTGGAGCCCCGTTTCCAGGGGCGGGGCCTCAGGGCTGGCACCCCGacctcccccacctccaccctcaCCATGGAGGTCACCCTCTGCAGGGCAG GTTGGGGATGGTGGATCCAGATCTCCCCCCCCCCGGTCCTCCCACCATGAGGAGCTTTAAG GAGTTCCTGCTGAACATGGAGGACAGCGTGGACGAGACGGAGTCGGTGAAGCGCTACAATCAGTACAAGCTGGACTTCCGgcggcagcagctgcaggacttCTTCCTCCAACACAAAGACCAGGAGTGGTTCCGCTCCAAGTACCACCCCGACGACATCACGGCGAGGAAGACCGAGTCCCTCGCCGCCCTCAAGACCCGGCTGGgcgtcttcctcttcctgctggaCAACAACTGGCTGGACAACGTGTCGCTGGACATGGAGCACGCCCCCGCCATCATCAAACTGCTGGACGCAG CCGTCataaagatggagggagggacagaCTTTGACCTGCAGGTCCTGGAGGTGCCGGCTGCGCCTGTTTTGGCCGGCGGGGAGGCGAGcggcagtggaggaggaggaggaggaggaggaggaggaggaggggagaagagccAGGGAGATCCcagcagaggaaacatgagCAGACAGACCGACTCAGACACGGCGGGGGGGCGGACAGAGGAGACAAAACACTGTGAAAAG GGCGGTGAAGCAGAAGCCACGCAGAACGGAGAGGagaaagacgaggaggaggaggaggaggaggaggaagaggagaagaaggacgaagaggaggaggagaagacggTGAAGAAG GGCAGGAAGAGGAAACGCAGCGTTTCGGCCGACAGCGGCGAGGGCAGCGCCTCGGACTCTGACTCCTCCCACTCAGACGGGGAgaaggaggacgaggaggagaaggaggaagaggaggaggacggagaggaCG agcgcCGCACAGAgcgagggaaggagagggagaaggaggcgCCAGccaagccccgccccctccaccTCACCACCTCCCTGTTCATTAGAAGCATCCCGCCAGAGGTGTCCAAGGAGGAGATCACTGct CTGTGTCGCAGGTACCTGGGCTTCCTGCGGGTGGCGCTGTCGGACCCTCAGCCCGAGAGGAG gttctTCAGGCGGTGCTGGGTGACCTTTGACCGCAGCGTGAATATAAAGGAGACGTGCTGGAACCTGCAGAACAtcagg CTCAGGGACTGTGAGCTGTCTCCGGTGGTCAACAGAGACTTGTGCCGGCGTGTTCGCACCGTTAACGGTCTGACTCACCACAGACCCGTGGTGAGGAACGACATCCGCCTGTCGGCCCGCCTCGTCCACAGCCTGGACCAGCGGGGGGAGCTGTGGATCGGACAG ATGGAGACCAACCCCGTCCTGAAGAACATCACAGACTACCTGATCGAGGAGGTGAGcgccgaggaggaggagctgatgggCGCCTTGGGAGGGGCCGCCGACGACACCAAAGACCCCGCCTCCTCTTCTGAGGTTACCGTGGAGACGGACGACAAGCTGCTGAAG gtgctGGACAGGTTGCTGCTCTACCTGCGTCTGGTTCACTCTGTAGATTATTATAACTTCTGTGAGTATCCGGCCGAGGACGAGATGCCTCATCGCTGTGGGCTGATCCACGTACGAGGACCCCTACCTGTGGCCAAGATCACTGCAGCCGAgg TGAGTGAACACCAGAGGATGTGTGAGGAGCGTCTGGCTCCTCTTCTGTCGCCGTCAGAGACTCTGAGTGACGAGGACGCCGCCAGGCTGGGGAGGAAGGACCCGGAGCAGGAG gtggaGAAGTTCCTATCTGCTAACACTCAGGAGCTCAGTAAAGACAAGTGGCTCTGTCCTCTGAGCGGGAAGAAGTTCAAG GCTCCAGAGTTTGTGCGTAAACACATCCTGAACAAACACGGAGACAAAGTGTctgctgtcagacaggaagtcgTCTTCTTCAACAACTTCCTGCTGGACGCTAAGAGACCCTCTCTACCTGAGAACAAGCCCCTCCCACCGCCAGCACAAG CCGCTCCCCCCGGCATGCCAGGATTTCCTGGTCAGTCGCCACAGCAGCAAAGCCTTCTGGGATATCCACCTGGAGTCAGACCTCCCATGCCCGGCTTTCCCG gcaGCGGACCTCCCTACCCCCCCAACCAGTTTGGGGCGGGGCGTGGTAACTATGACAACTTCAGGGGCCacttaggaggaggaggaggagggtttcCTGGGAAACAACGAAACAGCAG gggCGTGCGAGGGGACCCCCGGTCCATCATCGAGTACAGAGACCTGGACGCTCCCGACGACCTCGACTTCTTCTGA
- the znhit1 gene encoding zinc finger HIT domain-containing protein 1 codes for MVQEKKGSARVEAGQRRVLDEATRQRRLTRQLEALEKDNFQDDPLSSLPPPGPTARLPAFSETEEPEKKKRKTRGDHFKQRFRKNFTTLLEEENLAEKPEPNYLSAAAPPSSLPPRHFCCVCGFPSHYTCTTCGGRYCSSRCLCTHRETRCLKWTL; via the exons ATGGTGCAGGAGAAGAAAGGCTCCG ctcGGGTGGAGGCCGGGCAGCGCAGAGTTTTGGATGAAGCCACCCGACAGAGAAGACTGACCCGTCAGCTGGAGGCTCTGGAGAAGGACAActtccag GACgaccctctgtcctccctccccccccccggTCCGACCGCCCGCCTGCCTGCCTTCAGCGAGACCGAAGAACCAG agaagaagaagaggaagacgaggggCGACCACTTCAAGCAGCGCTTCAGGAAGAACTTCACCacgctgctggaggaggag AACCTGGCGGAGAAGCCGGAGCCCAACTACCTGTCAGCGGCAGCcccgccctcctctctgcccccccgGCACTTCTGCTGCGTCTGTGGGTTCCCGTCTCACTACACCTGCACCACCTGTGGGGGGCGctactgcagcagcaggtgccTCTGTACACACAGGGagaccag gtgtttgAAGTGGACGCTCTAA